AAAAAAGTTGTCCTTAAGATTGAGGATTTAGACTCCCTCCTTAAAGTTTTTAATGAAGCTAAAAGTGTTGGACTGACAACAGAACTTATTAAAGATGCAGGATTAACAGAGATTCCTCCAGGAACTATTACTGTACTAGGTATAGGGCCCGCTCCTGAAGATGAAATAGATAATATAGTGGGCAATTTAAAACTTCTTTAATTAAATAATACAAAAGCTTATATAAATAATTTTTAAAAAGTATCTTAAGTAGTATTGGAGGTAATAAAATGAAAAAAATATTTATTGTATTCTTAACATTGATATTGGCAATTTCTATGTTTGTATCACCTATGTTGGCGAC
The nucleotide sequence above comes from Methanofastidiosum sp.. Encoded proteins:
- the pth2 gene encoding peptidyl-tRNA hydrolase Pth2, translating into MAIVVREDLKLSKGKLSAQVAHAAVSCAIKSEKNKSKYFSEWFSEGQKKVVLKIEDLDSLLKVFNEAKSVGLTTELIKDAGLTEIPPGTITVLGIGPAPEDEIDNIVGNLKLL